GATCGGGCTGTGGCAACGCCTGAGCGCGGGCGGCTACCAGGTCGACTTCACCGGCTCCCAGTACAACGGCCCGGCAGCCCTCGGCGACCACGACCACGAGGGCCACCCGGGCTGGCGGATCGACCAGATCGACGCGAACATCGTCACCTGGCTGCGGAACACCGGTTCGCACACGGTCCTGCTGCACATCGGCACCAACGACGTCCTGCAGAACTACGACGTCGGCCGCGCGCCCGCCCGACTGTCCGGGCTGATCGACCACATCACCGCGACGGCACCGGACGCGGAGGTCTTCGTCGCGACGATCATCCCGCTCGCCAACTCCGGCCAGGAGTCGGCCGTCCGCACGTACAACTCCGCGATCCCCGGGATCGTGGCGACCAACCAGAACGCCGGAAAGCACGTGCACCTGGTGGACATGCACTCCGCTGTGACCACCGGCGACCTGATCGACGGCATCCACCCCACGGCCACCGGGTACGACAAGATGGCCGCCACCTGGTTCGGCGCGCTGCAATCCGTGTCCGGGAGCATCGGCACGCCGGGGACGTCCTCGGCGCGGCAGATCGTCGGCGCGCAGTCGGGCCGGTGCGTGGACGCCGCGAGCGCGGCCAACGGCACCCAGGTGCGGCTGCAGGACTGCGGCGGGCAAACCGGCCAGGCGTGGACCCGAGCGGGGCAGGAGCTGACCGTCGGCGGGACCAAGTGCCTCGACGCTTCCGGCCAAGGGACGGCCAACGGCACCCCGGTGATCGTCTGGGACTGCCACGGCCAGGCCAACCAGCAGTGGGCCGTCACCACGAACGGCACGATCACCGGAGTCCAGTCGGGGCTCTGCCTCGACGCGTACGGGCAGGGCACCGCCAACGGCACCCAGCTGATCCTGTGGGCCTGCAGCGGGCAGGCGAACCAGCGGTGGACGCTGCGCTGAAGGGAGCGACC
This genomic window from Amycolatopsis mongoliensis contains:
- a CDS encoding RICIN domain-containing protein gives rise to the protein MRIRLIAAAAALFLSAFLPGTPAAADSNGGVRVMPLGDSITEGTQVPGGYRIGLWQRLSAGGYQVDFTGSQYNGPAALGDHDHEGHPGWRIDQIDANIVTWLRNTGSHTVLLHIGTNDVLQNYDVGRAPARLSGLIDHITATAPDAEVFVATIIPLANSGQESAVRTYNSAIPGIVATNQNAGKHVHLVDMHSAVTTGDLIDGIHPTATGYDKMAATWFGALQSVSGSIGTPGTSSARQIVGAQSGRCVDAASAANGTQVRLQDCGGQTGQAWTRAGQELTVGGTKCLDASGQGTANGTPVIVWDCHGQANQQWAVTTNGTITGVQSGLCLDAYGQGTANGTQLILWACSGQANQRWTLR